A genomic segment from Actinoplanes sichuanensis encodes:
- a CDS encoding VirB4 family type IV secretion system protein, protein MKARRSAPSAAALQINPHWVRVDDGYSATYCVVGFPAEVGAAWLNPLLSYPGRVTVAVHTRPVPAQVAAPMLARQRARLESTRRIDAVRGRITDPLVEAAAADVSGLAEQVARGASKLHEAGFYITVHGRTLDELHQTAAGVRAAAASMLLDLQPATFRHHLGYTSTLPLGVDGLGMRRMFDTRSLAAAFPIGSGDLPAPPPGTVATADGVLYGVNPSTSGVLMWNRWEQDNHNQVVLARSGAGKSYLVKLEILRNLYQGVEVAVIDPEDEYAVLAEHVGGATIRLGAPGVRLNPFDLPAHRPQTALRDHQLTVHTVVQVMLGGLSAAERAALDRAIAGAYTAAGISHDPSTWDRSAPLLTDLAGVLRTDKDPVAQQLVARLQPWVTGAYKDLFDGPTSTVPAGHLVVWSLRHLPDELRTIATMLALNRIWGDIDQPTTDDGTRRLVVVDEAWLIMRDGVGARFLARMAKAARKRRAGLTVVTQDAADVLNSELGLAVVGNAATQVLMRQSSQAIDAVQDAFALTDGEARLLLSAPRGEGLLVAGRSRVPFRSLASPSEHRLAVTGIGADQ, encoded by the coding sequence ATGAAAGCACGCAGATCGGCGCCTTCGGCGGCCGCATTGCAGATCAACCCTCATTGGGTACGGGTCGACGACGGCTACAGCGCGACCTATTGCGTCGTGGGGTTCCCGGCCGAGGTCGGTGCCGCGTGGCTCAACCCGCTGCTGTCCTACCCCGGCCGGGTCACGGTCGCCGTGCACACCCGGCCGGTGCCCGCGCAGGTGGCGGCGCCGATGCTGGCCCGCCAACGGGCCCGGTTGGAGTCGACACGCCGGATCGACGCCGTCCGCGGCCGGATCACCGACCCCCTGGTGGAGGCGGCGGCCGCGGACGTGTCGGGCCTGGCGGAGCAGGTGGCGCGGGGTGCGTCGAAGTTGCACGAGGCCGGCTTCTACATCACCGTGCACGGCCGCACCCTCGACGAACTCCACCAGACCGCGGCCGGGGTCCGGGCCGCGGCGGCGTCGATGCTGCTGGACCTGCAACCGGCGACGTTCCGGCACCACCTCGGGTATACGAGCACGCTGCCGTTGGGTGTCGACGGGCTCGGCATGCGCCGGATGTTCGACACCCGGTCGCTGGCGGCGGCGTTCCCGATCGGTTCCGGCGACCTGCCCGCCCCACCGCCGGGCACGGTCGCGACCGCGGACGGGGTGCTGTACGGGGTGAACCCGAGCACGTCGGGGGTGCTGATGTGGAACCGGTGGGAACAGGACAACCACAACCAGGTCGTCCTGGCCCGCTCCGGCGCCGGCAAGTCCTACCTCGTCAAACTCGAAATCCTGCGCAACCTCTACCAGGGTGTCGAGGTCGCGGTCATCGACCCTGAGGACGAGTACGCCGTGCTGGCCGAGCACGTCGGCGGCGCGACCATCCGGCTCGGCGCCCCGGGTGTGCGGCTCAATCCGTTCGACCTGCCCGCCCACCGGCCGCAGACCGCGCTGCGCGACCACCAGCTGACCGTGCACACCGTGGTGCAGGTGATGCTCGGCGGCCTGTCGGCGGCTGAGCGGGCCGCCCTGGACCGGGCGATCGCCGGCGCCTACACCGCGGCCGGGATCTCCCATGACCCGTCCACCTGGGACCGGTCGGCACCGCTGCTCACGGACCTGGCCGGTGTCTTGCGAACAGACAAGGACCCGGTGGCGCAGCAGCTGGTGGCGCGGTTGCAGCCCTGGGTGACGGGTGCCTACAAGGATCTGTTCGACGGGCCGACCAGCACCGTCCCGGCCGGGCACCTGGTGGTGTGGAGTCTGCGGCATCTGCCGGACGAGTTGCGCACGATCGCCACGATGCTCGCTCTGAACCGCATCTGGGGTGACATCGACCAGCCCACCACCGACGACGGGACACGGCGACTCGTCGTGGTGGACGAGGCGTGGCTGATCATGCGCGACGGTGTGGGCGCCCGGTTCCTGGCCCGGATGGCGAAAGCCGCCCGCAAACGCCGGGCCGGACTGACCGTGGTCACCCAGGATGCCGCCGACGTGCTGAACTCCGAACTCGGCCTGGCGGTGGTCGGTAACGCGGCGACGCAGGTGTTGATGCGCCAGTCGTCGCAGGCCATCGACGCGGTACAGGACGCGTTCGCGCTCACCGACGGCGAAGCCCGCCTCCTGCTGTCCGCCCCACGCGGGGAAGGGCTGCTGGTCGCGGGCCGATCCCGGGTGCCGTTCCGGTCGTTGGCGTCGCCGAGTGAGCATCGGCTGGCCGTGACGGGGATCGGGGCGGACCAGTGA
- a CDS encoding PrgI family protein, translating into MDDDLPRAQVPADVGAPDTIAWGLTFRQLSILGTVAGVGWLAYSRFGSLLPGMVWLSLLVPTAGVTVVVVLGRRDGLPLDVWLRHGLTMARTPRRQVPGTPDPTVLLTGAPRPPAPLRSPTTTIGADGTLTVDGTARQMIACGTTDIALRTGTEQQALLDGFGGWLNALTGPAQIVVAAHRHDLTPCAENLRDGLDRLPHPALRKAADEHAGFLLDLDADRDPLRRQVLAVVAHGPTGDATVRAFGALGVTATPLDGGQVTAALAGAVDPFHPPAPGPRAVPDVPITFKETT; encoded by the coding sequence ATGGATGATGATCTTCCGCGGGCGCAGGTGCCCGCCGACGTCGGTGCTCCGGACACCATCGCCTGGGGCCTGACGTTCCGCCAACTGTCCATCCTCGGTACCGTCGCCGGGGTCGGTTGGCTGGCCTACAGCCGGTTCGGGTCGCTTCTGCCCGGGATGGTGTGGCTGTCGCTGCTGGTGCCGACAGCCGGTGTGACGGTGGTCGTCGTGTTGGGCCGCCGTGACGGCCTGCCCCTGGACGTGTGGCTACGCCACGGACTGACCATGGCCCGCACCCCACGGCGCCAGGTCCCCGGCACCCCCGACCCCACTGTCCTACTGACGGGCGCGCCGAGACCACCGGCACCACTGCGCAGCCCGACGACGACGATCGGCGCCGACGGGACACTCACGGTCGACGGCACCGCCCGGCAGATGATCGCGTGCGGCACCACCGACATCGCGCTGCGCACCGGCACCGAACAGCAGGCGCTCTTGGACGGTTTCGGCGGGTGGCTCAACGCGCTGACCGGCCCGGCGCAGATCGTGGTCGCCGCACACCGGCACGACCTGACCCCGTGCGCCGAGAACCTGCGCGACGGCCTGGACCGGCTCCCGCACCCGGCCCTGCGAAAGGCCGCCGACGAGCATGCCGGTTTCCTGCTCGATCTGGACGCCGACCGGGATCCGCTGCGCCGTCAGGTCCTGGCCGTCGTCGCCCACGGCCCGACCGGCGACGCCACCGTGCGCGCGTTCGGTGCCCTCGGCGTCACCGCGACACCACTGGACGGCGGCCAGGTCACCGCGGCCCTCGCCGGTGCGGTCGACCCGTTCCACCCTCCCGCGCCGGGGCCGCGGGCGGTCCCCGACGTCCCGATCACCTTCAAGGAGACGACATGA
- a CDS encoding NUDIX hydrolase, with protein sequence MTPRLRRAVRAIILDEHDRVLLCRFDFPHPAVPGTARAVWAAPGGGIEPGEDPLTALRRELREETGLVITADPPHIWHQEISAAEHPRAAGGIINDYYLVRVNNFQPHGELTDEQLATEENLGAFRWWRLSEIADHTGPELFSPRDLVNPLTSLLTVGVPDRPVRLGL encoded by the coding sequence ATGACGCCGAGACTTCGCCGCGCCGTCCGCGCGATCATCCTCGATGAGCACGACCGCGTCCTGCTCTGCCGGTTCGACTTTCCTCACCCGGCGGTACCCGGGACAGCGCGGGCCGTCTGGGCGGCGCCGGGCGGCGGCATCGAACCCGGCGAGGACCCTCTGACGGCTCTGCGTCGCGAACTGCGTGAGGAGACCGGTCTGGTGATCACCGCCGATCCGCCGCACATCTGGCACCAGGAGATCTCGGCCGCCGAACATCCGCGGGCCGCCGGCGGCATCATCAACGACTACTACCTCGTCCGCGTGAACAACTTCCAGCCCCACGGCGAACTGACAGACGAGCAACTCGCCACCGAGGAGAATCTCGGTGCGTTCCGCTGGTGGCGGCTCTCGGAGATCGCCGACCACACGGGACCCGAGCTGTTCTCGCCCCGCGACCTCGTCAATCCCCTGACATCGCTGCTCACAGTGGGGGTTCCGGACCGGCCGGTGCGACTCGGCCTTTAA
- a CDS encoding replication-relaxation family protein, with amino-acid sequence MPAITWIQQMLAFYSHLTERDLNILALLDEHRVLTTDQITRLHFTATRTCQDRLRQLQHLGLLERFRYARTGGGGDPWHWTLGIYGARFMAGTHDRPIPTERAHREQLLRLSNHVNLRHLREANEFGVRLAQRARADPQIRMVRWWSERTATARFRGVHPDAHGLWEVSGRLVGWFLECDMGTESLPRLVAKLAAYENLARSDGPAYPVLFWLPGDIREANLHRLLRRHSPPVPVATATHDTDPAGPVWLSVDGRRRTPLADLSSDHGRPVAGNPNWIDGQWDLSEPDTAGHSDLD; translated from the coding sequence GTGCCTGCCATCACGTGGATCCAGCAGATGCTGGCCTTCTACTCCCACCTGACCGAACGCGACCTCAACATCCTCGCCCTACTTGACGAACACCGGGTCCTGACCACCGACCAGATCACCCGCTTACACTTCACCGCCACCCGCACCTGCCAGGACCGACTACGCCAACTGCAGCACCTCGGCCTGCTCGAACGATTCCGCTACGCCCGCACCGGAGGCGGCGGCGACCCCTGGCACTGGACACTGGGCATCTACGGAGCCCGGTTCATGGCCGGCACCCACGACCGGCCGATCCCCACCGAACGCGCCCACCGCGAACAACTGCTGCGGCTCAGCAACCACGTCAACCTGCGCCATCTCCGGGAGGCCAACGAATTCGGCGTACGCCTAGCGCAGCGGGCCCGCGCCGACCCGCAGATACGGATGGTGCGGTGGTGGTCGGAACGCACCGCGACGGCGCGGTTCCGCGGTGTCCATCCCGACGCCCACGGCCTGTGGGAGGTCTCCGGACGGCTGGTGGGCTGGTTCCTCGAATGCGACATGGGCACCGAGTCACTGCCGCGGCTGGTCGCGAAACTCGCCGCCTACGAGAACCTCGCCCGCTCCGACGGTCCCGCCTACCCCGTGCTGTTCTGGCTGCCCGGCGACATCCGCGAAGCGAACCTCCACCGGCTGCTGCGCCGCCACTCGCCGCCGGTGCCGGTCGCCACGGCCACCCATGACACCGACCCGGCCGGACCGGTGTGGCTGAGCGTCGACGGCCGACGCCGGACACCGCTGGCGGACCTGTCCAGCGACCACGGGCGGCCGGTGGCCGGAAATCCCAACTGGATCGACGGCCAGTGGGACCTGTCAGAACCTGACACCGCAGGTCACAGCGATCTCGACTAG
- a CDS encoding pilin, translated as MHDVYEVLAALPAEVLAAKPIKEVIDGIRLWIMGLLVAVATLFLVIAGLRYTAAGGDPAQVEQAKANFRSALVGYALAVLAPVILQVLQGIVGG; from the coding sequence ATGCACGACGTGTACGAGGTGTTGGCTGCCCTGCCGGCGGAGGTGTTGGCGGCGAAGCCGATCAAAGAGGTCATCGACGGGATCCGGCTGTGGATCATGGGCCTGCTGGTGGCGGTGGCGACGCTGTTCCTGGTGATCGCCGGGCTGCGCTACACCGCGGCCGGTGGTGATCCGGCGCAGGTGGAGCAGGCGAAGGCGAACTTCCGGTCGGCGTTGGTCGGGTATGCCCTGGCCGTGTTGGCGCCGGTGATCCTGCAGGTGTTGCAGGGCATCGTCGGCGGCTGA
- a CDS encoding type IV secretory system conjugative DNA transfer family protein, whose translation MNSVGWQFDGIPRFLAWVVDRPWLAAVAVGVLTAYQIGVARLRLWRHRRLQVGARWVIIAAPPEVEPSGAAALWTSMAGVLASGGWRRLVYGVGHVVWEYLWVGRTLTIRLWVSGTVPDGVVENAVRAAWPSCTITVAPEPGPPIPNDVVAQAGGGLWLQHPEALPLRTDHDADPLRALLAAGSGIRHRECACVQVLARPATARRIRRARRLAAAPNGQSDRLVGGVVRVLIEPLLWLVEVLVPGPPRKVSSARPVVRDPVADARQRHVVEKAVRVPHFEIAVRYAVASTHPGERTQARLVGLAHGFAAAAATYTRPNRLHHVRVRRPVAVLAGRRLRRGFLATVEELGVLAGLPQDLAVPGLDRARAKAMPAPASVPAGGRSVKVLGRAQLGGHAVGLPVVDSRQHVHLIGKTGVGKSTLLLNMIMSDVHAGRGVVVIDPRGDLVLDVLDRLPVSCADRVAIIDPDQPNPAHFNPLDHDGDPHLAVDNLVGVFAKIFQRHWGPRMDDTLRVSCLTLMRHPQPTLALVPPLLNDRTWRGRFTHDLSDPEGLGGFWSWYDSMNEAQRSVVIGPVLARLRQFLLRDFVKDVIGTAHTSLRMPQILDGGILLCRLPKGMLGEETTRILGSLIVARTWQAAIGRAAQPEQQRRDATLYIDEAHNFLNLPGSVEDMLAEARGFRLGLVLAHQNLAQLPRETADAVSANARTKIVFNVDPADARELGKHTEPELAAHDLAHLDVYTAAGRLLVGNRELPAFTFTTNRPSPPLGHTAQIRERHAQLHARAGGDTPMQQVARQAMRRRKNT comes from the coding sequence GTGAACAGCGTGGGGTGGCAGTTCGACGGCATCCCACGGTTCCTGGCGTGGGTGGTGGACCGGCCGTGGCTGGCCGCAGTCGCCGTCGGCGTGCTCACGGCGTACCAGATCGGGGTCGCTCGTCTGCGGTTGTGGCGGCATCGCCGCCTGCAGGTCGGGGCGCGGTGGGTGATCATCGCGGCGCCGCCGGAAGTGGAGCCGAGCGGTGCGGCCGCGTTGTGGACGTCGATGGCCGGTGTCCTCGCGTCGGGCGGTTGGCGGCGGCTGGTGTACGGGGTCGGGCATGTGGTGTGGGAGTACCTGTGGGTGGGTCGGACGTTGACGATCCGGCTGTGGGTGTCCGGCACCGTGCCCGACGGTGTGGTGGAGAACGCGGTCCGGGCGGCGTGGCCGTCATGCACCATCACCGTCGCCCCGGAGCCGGGGCCGCCGATCCCGAACGACGTGGTGGCGCAAGCCGGTGGCGGGCTGTGGCTGCAGCATCCGGAAGCGCTGCCGCTGCGCACCGACCACGACGCCGATCCGCTGCGGGCGCTGCTGGCAGCCGGGTCGGGGATCCGGCACCGCGAGTGCGCGTGTGTGCAGGTCCTGGCCCGCCCGGCCACGGCGCGACGCATCCGCCGGGCGCGCCGGCTCGCCGCGGCACCGAACGGGCAGTCCGATCGGCTGGTCGGCGGAGTGGTGCGGGTTCTGATCGAACCGTTGTTGTGGCTGGTGGAGGTGCTGGTTCCGGGACCGCCCCGGAAGGTGTCGTCGGCGCGGCCGGTGGTGCGGGATCCGGTGGCCGACGCTCGGCAGCGCCACGTGGTCGAGAAGGCGGTGCGGGTGCCGCACTTCGAGATCGCCGTCCGCTACGCCGTCGCGAGCACCCACCCCGGGGAGAGGACGCAGGCGCGGCTGGTCGGGCTGGCGCACGGGTTCGCGGCAGCGGCGGCGACCTACACGCGCCCGAACCGGCTGCATCATGTTCGGGTCCGGCGTCCGGTGGCGGTGCTCGCCGGGCGGCGGTTGCGGCGCGGGTTCCTGGCCACCGTGGAGGAACTCGGTGTGCTCGCCGGGCTCCCCCAGGATCTGGCGGTCCCCGGGCTGGACCGGGCACGGGCCAAGGCGATGCCGGCACCGGCGTCGGTGCCGGCCGGCGGCCGCAGCGTGAAGGTCCTCGGCCGCGCCCAACTCGGCGGGCATGCGGTCGGGCTGCCGGTGGTCGACTCCCGCCAGCACGTGCACCTGATCGGTAAGACCGGGGTGGGCAAGTCGACGCTACTGCTGAACATGATCATGTCGGACGTGCACGCCGGTCGCGGGGTCGTGGTCATCGACCCGCGCGGCGACCTGGTCCTCGACGTCCTCGACCGGCTACCCGTCAGTTGCGCCGATCGGGTGGCGATCATCGACCCGGACCAGCCGAACCCGGCGCACTTCAACCCCCTCGATCACGACGGTGACCCGCACCTGGCCGTCGACAACCTCGTCGGCGTGTTCGCCAAGATCTTCCAACGGCACTGGGGACCGCGGATGGACGACACGTTGCGGGTGTCGTGCCTGACCCTGATGCGTCACCCGCAACCCACGTTGGCGCTGGTGCCGCCGCTGCTCAACGACCGGACGTGGCGGGGCCGGTTCACCCACGACCTGTCGGATCCGGAGGGTCTCGGCGGGTTCTGGAGCTGGTATGACTCCATGAACGAGGCCCAACGCTCGGTCGTGATCGGCCCGGTGCTGGCCCGGTTGCGGCAGTTCCTGCTGCGCGACTTCGTCAAAGACGTCATCGGTACGGCCCACACCTCGCTGCGGATGCCGCAGATCCTCGACGGCGGCATCCTGCTGTGCCGGCTACCGAAGGGCATGCTCGGTGAGGAGACCACCCGGATCCTCGGGTCGCTGATCGTCGCCCGGACCTGGCAGGCCGCCATCGGCCGCGCCGCCCAACCGGAACAGCAGCGCCGCGACGCGACGCTGTACATCGACGAGGCGCACAACTTCCTGAATTTGCCGGGGTCGGTGGAGGACATGCTGGCCGAGGCCCGTGGCTTCCGGCTCGGCCTGGTCCTGGCCCATCAGAACCTGGCGCAACTACCGCGGGAGACCGCCGACGCCGTGTCGGCGAACGCCCGCACCAAGATCGTGTTCAACGTCGACCCCGCCGACGCGCGCGAACTGGGCAAGCACACCGAGCCCGAGTTGGCCGCCCACGACCTCGCGCACCTGGACGTCTACACGGCCGCCGGCCGCCTGCTGGTCGGCAACCGGGAACTACCGGCGTTCACGTTCACCACCAACCGACCCAGCCCACCGCTCGGGCACACCGCACAGATCCGGGAACGGCACGCGCAGCTGCACGCCCGTGCCGGCGGCGACACGCCGATGCAGCAGGTCGCCCGGCAGGCCATGCGTCGCCGCAAGAACACCTGA
- a CDS encoding DNA-processing protein DprA, translated as MASDDHDRLARIAITYLTSPGDPHIHAQVTADGPVAVYRHLVQTGAGWQRTAHVRRAVAALRTARWRLLVPGEADWPTGLDRLADIEPTPDTAISGYAPPLALWVSGAADPTTVLTNAVTITGSRAATAYGLHVAGDIAAGCARAGWTVVAAGNFGIDAAAHRAALAADHPTVVVLPAGLDRPHPAGHQHLFGYIRSTGLLISEAPPGTDVVRRRFPARQRLLPALTAGTVLVEAAARTTDPFTAVTVATALGRTAMAVPGPVTSAQSAGCHQMLRDPRVHLVTDADDVLTHLNQR; from the coding sequence GTGGCATCCGACGATCACGACCGGCTGGCCCGCATCGCCATCACCTACCTCACCAGCCCCGGCGACCCGCACATCCACGCCCAGGTCACCGCCGACGGCCCCGTCGCCGTCTACCGACACCTGGTGCAGACCGGTGCCGGCTGGCAGCGCACCGCCCACGTCCGCCGCGCCGTCGCCGCACTGCGCACCGCCCGGTGGCGGCTGCTCGTGCCCGGCGAGGCCGACTGGCCCACCGGCCTCGACCGGCTCGCCGACATCGAGCCCACACCCGATACCGCGATCAGCGGCTACGCCCCGCCGCTCGCCCTGTGGGTCAGCGGCGCCGCCGACCCGACCACCGTGTTGACGAACGCGGTCACGATCACCGGCTCCCGTGCCGCCACCGCCTACGGCCTCCACGTCGCCGGTGACATCGCCGCCGGCTGCGCCCGAGCGGGCTGGACCGTCGTGGCCGCCGGCAACTTCGGCATCGACGCCGCCGCCCACCGCGCCGCCCTCGCCGCCGACCACCCCACCGTCGTGGTGCTGCCCGCAGGTCTCGACCGGCCCCACCCCGCCGGTCATCAGCATCTGTTCGGCTACATCCGCAGCACCGGCCTGCTGATCAGCGAAGCCCCGCCCGGCACCGACGTCGTCCGCCGCCGGTTCCCGGCCCGCCAGCGTCTGCTGCCCGCACTGACCGCCGGCACCGTCCTGGTCGAGGCCGCCGCCCGTACCACCGACCCGTTCACCGCCGTCACCGTCGCCACCGCCCTCGGCCGAACCGCCATGGCCGTCCCCGGCCCCGTCACCTCCGCCCAATCCGCCGGCTGCCACCAGATGCTCCGCGACCCGCGTGTGCACCTGGTCACCGACGCCGACGACGTTCTCACCCACCTGAACCAGCGATAG
- a CDS encoding ISL3 family transposase, which yields MHADAELVLVAAVRRNEGVCSACSRTSSRVHSRYQRTLADTPVAGRVVRILLRVRRFFCDNLECRSKTFVEQVDGLTRRWSRMSEGLRRMFTAIGLALAGRAGARLASTLGMPTGRDRLLRLVRALPDPPVGDITVLGVDDFAIKRGHHYGTVLIDCETRKVVDVLVGRDAEPVTAWLQEHAKPAVICRDRATAYAEAARTAAPEAVQVADRFHLWQNLATAVEKCVARHKNCLAEPVDTVLDESGEVEAAEPTGAMADRRRAHHALVHDLLKQDAGFRQIARHLGWSHRTVSKYAHAATWQELVVGQKPRPSLVDPFKPYLARRIGEGCLNASALYREIAAKGFTGSYPIVRKFVEQYRSRPDLTRAPRPPSVRQVTGWICRHPDNLVSRDTEQLRNILGRCPELRSAVDLVRSFADMMAHLHGERLTAWITAAEQAELPGISRFATGLNADLAAVTAGLSLPFSSGAVEGNVNRIKMIKRQMYGRANFDLLRKRILLAP from the coding sequence GTGCACGCCGACGCTGAACTGGTCCTCGTCGCCGCCGTGCGTCGGAACGAGGGAGTGTGTTCCGCCTGCTCGAGGACGTCGTCGCGAGTCCATTCGCGGTATCAGCGGACGTTGGCCGATACGCCGGTAGCGGGGCGGGTGGTACGGATCTTGCTGAGGGTTCGGCGGTTCTTCTGCGACAACCTGGAGTGCCGGAGCAAGACCTTCGTCGAACAGGTCGACGGGCTGACTCGTCGCTGGTCACGTATGAGTGAAGGGCTACGGCGGATGTTCACGGCGATCGGACTCGCGTTGGCGGGGCGGGCGGGTGCCCGGCTGGCTTCAACGTTGGGCATGCCGACCGGCCGAGATCGGCTGCTTCGGCTGGTCCGTGCTCTACCCGATCCACCCGTCGGTGACATCACGGTGCTCGGCGTGGACGACTTCGCGATCAAACGCGGCCACCATTACGGCACCGTGCTGATCGACTGTGAGACCCGCAAGGTCGTGGACGTGCTGGTCGGACGGGATGCCGAACCGGTGACGGCCTGGCTGCAGGAACACGCGAAGCCGGCGGTGATCTGCCGGGACCGGGCTACCGCATACGCCGAAGCGGCCCGGACCGCGGCACCGGAAGCGGTGCAGGTCGCGGACCGATTCCACCTCTGGCAGAACTTGGCCACAGCCGTTGAGAAATGCGTCGCCCGGCACAAGAACTGCCTGGCCGAGCCCGTCGACACAGTGCTCGATGAATCTGGCGAAGTGGAGGCTGCCGAGCCGACCGGGGCGATGGCCGACCGTCGCCGCGCCCATCACGCCCTGGTCCACGACCTGCTGAAGCAAGACGCCGGATTCCGGCAGATCGCCCGGCATCTCGGCTGGTCGCATCGGACGGTATCGAAGTACGCCCACGCCGCCACCTGGCAGGAACTGGTGGTCGGGCAGAAACCGCGTCCGAGCCTGGTAGACCCGTTCAAGCCCTACCTGGCCCGGCGCATCGGCGAAGGCTGCCTCAATGCCAGCGCCCTCTACCGGGAAATAGCCGCGAAGGGATTCACCGGCAGCTACCCGATCGTCCGCAAATTCGTCGAGCAGTACCGCAGCAGACCCGATCTGACCCGAGCGCCCCGGCCGCCATCGGTCCGGCAGGTGACCGGATGGATCTGCCGGCACCCGGACAACCTCGTCAGCCGCGACACCGAACAGCTCCGGAATATCCTCGGCCGCTGTCCGGAGCTGCGATCCGCTGTCGATCTTGTCCGCTCGTTCGCCGACATGATGGCGCACCTGCACGGCGAACGTCTCACCGCGTGGATCACTGCGGCCGAACAGGCCGAGCTGCCCGGAATCAGCCGGTTCGCCACCGGACTGAACGCCGACCTCGCCGCAGTCACCGCCGGGCTGAGCCTGCCCTTCAGCTCCGGGGCAGTCGAAGGTAACGTCAACCGCATCAAGATGATCAAACGCCAGATGTACGGACGCGCGAACTTCGATCTACTCCGAAAGCGGATCCTTCTGGCGCCTTGA
- a CDS encoding GNAT family N-acetyltransferase, with product MISLADARDVADVARLLWLDTHGDEPAQESADAFEATLAQWWVAHQDSHLAFVARVDAKIVGMAWVALVARVPRPGATSRLSADIQSVFVRPEHRGQGIGSALVEAASDHAMLLGSQRVTVCSGRRAVPIYERLGFESSRQLLQRRPM from the coding sequence ATGATCAGCCTGGCAGACGCGCGGGATGTCGCAGACGTGGCCCGGCTGTTGTGGCTCGACACCCACGGTGACGAGCCGGCGCAGGAGTCCGCTGACGCATTCGAGGCGACACTCGCGCAGTGGTGGGTCGCTCATCAGGATTCGCATCTGGCATTCGTCGCTCGAGTCGATGCGAAGATCGTCGGCATGGCGTGGGTCGCGCTCGTTGCTCGGGTCCCGAGACCTGGAGCGACCAGCCGTCTGTCAGCCGACATCCAGAGTGTCTTCGTCAGACCGGAGCACCGGGGCCAGGGAATCGGATCGGCACTGGTGGAGGCCGCCTCGGATCACGCGATGCTCCTGGGATCCCAGCGAGTGACGGTCTGTTCCGGTCGCAGGGCGGTTCCGATTTACGAGCGGCTGGGCTTCGAGTCCTCCCGACAGCTCCTCCAGCGCCGGCCGATGTAG